In Mustela nigripes isolate SB6536 chromosome 2, MUSNIG.SB6536, whole genome shotgun sequence, a single window of DNA contains:
- the C2H21orf62 gene encoding uncharacterized protein C21orf62 homolog — protein sequence MAPPPGHRVLLAGTLGIFVLHCFTGGQKNSTLIFTKENTIRNCSCPADVQDCDYSLANLMCSCRTVLPLALHQTSYSDHLTIWFTDASALGLLLNFTLVRDLKLSLCGTNTLPTDYLAICGLKRLRVNTQAKCLSPEQSSLMLNGGEREPREQPVWFPRGWQTCMYISFLDLALFNRKSSLKAYSIENVANIANNFPYFSYFETFPILSNESYVVTFIY from the coding sequence ATGGCACCACCTCCTGGGCACAGGGTCCTTCTGGCTGGCACGCTGGGCATCTTTGTTCTCCACTGCTTCACGGGAGGGCAGAAGAACAGCACGCTGATCTTCACCAAGGAAAACACCATCCGGAACTGTAGCTGCCCTGCAGATGTCCAGGACTGTGACTACAGTCTGGCCAACTTGATGTGCAGCTGTAGAACCGTCCTGCCTTTAGCCCTCCATCAAACCAGCTACAGTGACCATCTGACCATCTGGTTCACAGATGCATCAGCCCTGGGCCTCCTGTTGAACTTCACGCTGGTCCGGGACCTGAAGCTTTCTCTGTGCGGCACCAACACTCTGCCCACTGACTACCTTGCTATCTGTGGTCTGAAGAGGCTTCGGGTCAACACCCAGGCCAAGTGTCTATCACCAGAGCAGAGCTCGCTCATGCTCAATGGTGGGGAAAGGGAACCCAGAGAGCAGCCCGTGTGGTTCCCCAGAGGCTGGCAAACATGTATGTACATCTCCTTCTTAGATCTGGCGCTTTTCAACAGGAAATCATCATTAAAAGCATACAGTATTGAAAACGTTGCCAACATTGCCAAcaattttccttacttttcttaCTTTGAAACCTTCCCAATTTTAAGCAATGAAAGCTATGTCGTCACGTTCATTTACTAA